In one Umezawaea sp. Da 62-37 genomic region, the following are encoded:
- a CDS encoding fatty acyl-AMP ligase, giving the protein MSAFVDTMLNTATGAGGQVKGMTTGEPNNPRRRTWAEVHDQASRMAGALVEGGAEPGAAIAVLAADPAEIAPAVQAVWMAGGSTTMLHQPTARTDLAEWAEDTIKVLSMIGSKLVLLGSPFDALSGVLDQHGIGYRKMDELTHGEPLPAPVPVDEESTALLQLTSGSTADPKAVRITHGNLMSNAEAMRIAAALDTKTDTMISWLPLFHDMGMVGFLTIPMLFGIELVKVTPVDFLARPTLWPDLMSRYNGTITAAPNFAYSIAARRMSTVEDDNAFDLSKMRLALNGAEPIDPAAVHAFTEAGARFGLRPESIMCAYGMAEATLAVAFAPVFTGLAVDIIDPEQLEASHRAVPVPEGTPNARTFPLLGPPVPGLEVQVIDEERTVLGERQVGQLRVRGEAVTPGYLTVDGPLDTQDAEGWLDTGDEGYVVDGQVVVCGRRKDVIIMGGRNIYPTDIERAACSVDGVRPGNAVAVRLDAGTRRERFAVVVESKSAGDDDVEKGMRKEITARVVDAVGLRPFAVVVLKPGSLPKTPSGKLRRSAATSLVPVG; this is encoded by the coding sequence ATGAGCGCGTTCGTGGACACCATGCTGAACACCGCCACCGGTGCCGGTGGTCAGGTCAAGGGGATGACGACCGGGGAGCCGAACAACCCCCGGCGCAGGACGTGGGCGGAAGTCCACGACCAGGCGAGCCGGATGGCGGGCGCCCTCGTCGAAGGCGGCGCCGAGCCGGGCGCGGCCATCGCCGTGCTGGCCGCCGACCCCGCGGAGATCGCGCCCGCCGTGCAGGCCGTGTGGATGGCGGGCGGCAGCACGACCATGCTGCACCAGCCCACCGCGCGCACCGACCTCGCCGAATGGGCAGAGGACACCATCAAGGTCCTGTCCATGATCGGGTCGAAGCTCGTGCTGCTCGGCAGCCCGTTCGACGCGCTGTCCGGCGTCCTGGACCAGCACGGCATCGGCTACCGCAAGATGGACGAACTGACACACGGGGAACCTCTGCCCGCGCCGGTGCCGGTCGACGAGGAGTCGACCGCGCTGCTCCAGCTCACCAGCGGTTCGACAGCCGACCCGAAAGCCGTCCGGATCACCCACGGCAACCTCATGTCCAACGCCGAGGCGATGCGCATCGCCGCCGCGCTCGACACGAAGACCGACACGATGATCTCGTGGCTGCCGCTGTTCCACGACATGGGCATGGTCGGCTTCCTGACCATCCCGATGCTCTTCGGCATCGAACTCGTCAAGGTCACCCCGGTCGACTTCCTCGCCCGCCCGACGCTGTGGCCGGACCTGATGAGCCGCTACAACGGCACCATCACGGCAGCCCCGAACTTCGCCTACTCCATCGCCGCGCGCCGCATGTCGACCGTCGAGGACGACAACGCGTTCGACCTCTCCAAGATGCGACTGGCGCTCAACGGCGCCGAACCCATCGACCCCGCCGCCGTCCACGCCTTCACCGAAGCGGGCGCCCGCTTCGGCCTCCGCCCCGAGTCGATCATGTGCGCCTACGGCATGGCCGAAGCCACCCTCGCCGTGGCCTTCGCCCCCGTCTTCACCGGCCTCGCCGTCGACATCATCGACCCGGAGCAACTGGAGGCCTCACACCGAGCCGTACCGGTCCCCGAGGGCACCCCGAACGCCCGCACCTTCCCCCTCCTCGGCCCACCCGTGCCGGGACTGGAGGTGCAGGTGATCGACGAGGAGCGGACCGTGCTCGGCGAACGCCAGGTCGGCCAACTCCGGGTCCGCGGCGAAGCCGTCACACCCGGCTACCTGACCGTCGACGGCCCGCTCGACACCCAGGACGCCGAAGGCTGGCTGGACACCGGTGACGAGGGGTACGTCGTCGACGGCCAGGTCGTCGTCTGCGGGCGCCGGAAGGACGTGATCATCATGGGCGGGCGCAACATCTACCCGACCGACATCGAACGCGCGGCGTGCTCCGTCGACGGCGTCCGCCCCGGCAACGCCGTCGCCGTCCGGCTCGACGCCGGGACGCGCCGCGAACGGTTCGCCGTCGTGGTCGAGTCCAAGTCCGCGGGCGACGACGACGTCGAGAAGGGCATGCGCAAGGAGATCACCGCCCGAGTCGTCGACGCGGTCGGCCTCCGCCCGTTCGCGGTCGTGGTCCTCAAGCCGGGCAGCCTCCCGAAGACCCCGTCCGGCAAGCTCCGCCGCTCGGCGGCGACGTCACTGGTGCCTGTGGGCTGA
- the pth gene encoding aminoacyl-tRNA hydrolase: MADELALVVGLGNPGPKYEGNRHNVGFLVLDELAARVRGRFKAHKGGAEIVEGRLAGRRVVLAKPRSFMNLSGGPVAGAANFFKIAPADVIVVHDELDLPYGTVRLKLGGGDNGHNGLRSITKSLGTKDYHRVRFGVDRPPGRMDPADYVLRDFSAVERKELAFELDRAADAVEALLVEGLEAAQNRFH; encoded by the coding sequence GTGGCCGATGAGTTGGCACTGGTGGTCGGCCTTGGCAACCCCGGCCCGAAGTACGAGGGCAACCGCCACAACGTCGGCTTCCTCGTGCTCGACGAACTCGCCGCCCGCGTGCGCGGCAGGTTCAAGGCCCACAAGGGCGGCGCCGAGATCGTCGAAGGCAGACTGGCGGGTCGTCGCGTCGTCCTGGCCAAGCCCCGCAGCTTCATGAACCTCTCCGGCGGCCCGGTCGCGGGCGCCGCGAACTTCTTCAAGATCGCCCCGGCCGACGTCATCGTCGTCCACGACGAACTCGACCTGCCCTACGGCACCGTGCGGCTGAAGCTGGGCGGCGGCGACAACGGCCACAACGGCCTGCGCTCCATCACCAAGTCCCTGGGGACCAAGGACTACCACCGCGTCCGCTTCGGCGTCGACCGCCCACCAGGCCGCATGGATCCCGCGGATTACGTGCTGCGCGACTTCTCGGCTGTCGAGCGCAAGGAGTTGGCGTTCGAACTGGACCGCGCTGCTGATGCTGTGGAGGCTTTGCTCGTGGAGGGCTTGGAAGCTGCTCAGAACAGGTTTCATTGA
- a CDS encoding DivIVA domain-containing protein, with the protein MPFAYQDQQALSPADVRNMKFPRHARTGHGYDVEQVNGFLRRIADALSGRIRVHPDEVRAVVFRRAATGQRGYDPRPVDDFLARAERQLRAGYVPPTGLRSGEDLLSLKLPKASNGYDRIEVDAFLGRAAAALDGRTRMTAGEVRNTRFSTTSGLRRGYRVQAVDALLDTLEQELRFRGR; encoded by the coding sequence GTGCCGTTCGCTTATCAAGATCAACAAGCTCTCAGCCCCGCCGACGTGCGGAACATGAAGTTCCCCCGGCACGCCCGCACCGGCCACGGCTACGACGTCGAGCAGGTCAACGGGTTCCTCCGCCGCATCGCCGACGCCCTCTCCGGCCGCATCCGAGTCCACCCCGACGAAGTGCGCGCCGTCGTGTTCCGCCGAGCCGCCACCGGCCAACGCGGCTACGACCCCCGCCCCGTCGACGACTTCCTGGCCCGCGCGGAACGCCAGCTGCGCGCCGGCTACGTGCCGCCGACCGGTCTGCGCAGCGGTGAGGACCTCCTGTCGCTGAAGCTGCCGAAAGCCTCGAACGGCTACGATCGGATCGAGGTGGACGCCTTCCTCGGGCGCGCCGCCGCCGCGTTGGACGGTCGCACCAGGATGACCGCCGGCGAGGTCCGCAACACCAGGTTCAGCACGACGTCGGGGCTCCGGCGCGGCTACCGGGTGCAGGCGGTGGACGCCCTGTTGGACACCCTTGAGCAGGAGTTGCGCTTCCGTGGCCGATGA
- a CDS encoding 50S ribosomal protein L25/general stress protein Ctc, whose product MSEVRLAAEQRTEFGKGAARRTRRAGKIPAVLYGHGSDPKHLALPALEFARVIRENGSNAVLTLAIDSETELALTKTVTTHPLKNYIEHVDLLLVRRGEKVTVDLPIVLLGDSAPGTLLTQDITSVSIEADALNIPEQVEFTITGIQAGTQIHASDLNLPEGVTLVTDPDALVVAINAAQEADAPDEAAEATEES is encoded by the coding sequence GTGTCCGAGGTCCGTCTCGCTGCCGAGCAGCGCACCGAGTTCGGCAAGGGCGCTGCCCGCCGCACCCGCCGCGCAGGCAAGATCCCCGCAGTCCTCTACGGCCACGGCTCCGACCCCAAGCACCTGGCTCTGCCGGCGCTCGAGTTCGCCCGTGTGATCCGTGAAAACGGCAGCAACGCAGTTCTGACGCTGGCCATCGACAGCGAAACCGAACTGGCGCTGACCAAGACCGTCACCACGCACCCCCTCAAGAACTACATCGAGCACGTGGACCTGCTCCTGGTCCGCCGCGGTGAGAAGGTCACGGTCGACCTCCCCATCGTGCTGCTCGGTGACAGCGCGCCCGGCACCCTGCTCACGCAGGACATCACCTCGGTCTCGATCGAGGCGGACGCGCTGAACATCCCGGAGCAGGTGGAGTTCACCATCACCGGAATCCAGGCGGGCACCCAGATCCACGCCTCCGACCTGAACCTCCCCGAAGGTGTCACGCTCGTCACGGACCCCGACGCCCTCGTCGTGGCGATCAACGCCGCGCAGGAGGCAGACGCTCCCGACGAGGCCGCTGAGGCCACCGAGGAAAGCTGA
- a CDS encoding ribose-phosphate diphosphokinase: MSGTPKKNLMLFGGRAYPELTEEVAKHLNVSVTPQSAYDFANGEIFVRFEESVRGCDAFVIQSHCAPINQWLMEQLIMVDALKRASSKRITVIMPFYPYARQDKKHRGREPISARLVADMFKVAGADRLVSVDLHTSQIQGFFDGPVDHLWAMPLLADHVREKYADNDLTVVSPDAGRTKLAEKWADTLGGCPIAFIHKTRDPLRPNEVVANRVVGQVQGRTCVVIDDMIDTGGTIVKAVEQLLKEGAADVVIAATHGVLSGPAFERLSNCGAREVIFTDTLPIPLEKRFPSMTVLSIAPLLARVIQEVFEDGSVTSLFDGNA, encoded by the coding sequence CGGTCACCCCGCAGTCGGCGTACGACTTCGCCAACGGCGAGATCTTCGTCCGCTTCGAGGAGTCCGTGCGCGGGTGCGACGCGTTCGTCATCCAGAGCCACTGCGCCCCCATCAACCAGTGGCTCATGGAGCAGCTGATCATGGTGGACGCGCTCAAGCGCGCCAGCTCCAAGCGCATCACGGTGATCATGCCGTTCTACCCGTACGCGCGGCAGGACAAGAAGCACCGCGGCCGTGAGCCCATCTCGGCCAGGCTCGTGGCCGACATGTTCAAGGTCGCGGGCGCCGACCGCCTCGTCTCCGTCGACCTGCACACCTCCCAGATCCAGGGCTTCTTCGACGGCCCCGTCGACCACCTGTGGGCCATGCCCCTGCTGGCCGACCACGTCCGCGAGAAGTACGCCGACAACGACCTCACCGTGGTCTCGCCGGACGCCGGCCGCACCAAGCTGGCCGAGAAGTGGGCCGACACCCTCGGCGGCTGCCCGATCGCCTTCATCCACAAGACCCGCGACCCGCTGCGCCCGAACGAGGTCGTCGCCAACCGCGTCGTCGGCCAGGTCCAGGGCCGCACGTGCGTGGTGATCGACGACATGATCGACACCGGCGGCACGATCGTGAAGGCCGTCGAGCAGCTGCTCAAGGAAGGCGCGGCCGACGTCGTCATCGCCGCCACCCACGGCGTGCTGTCGGGTCCGGCCTTCGAACGGCTGTCGAACTGCGGGGCGCGGGAGGTCATCTTCACCGACACCCTGCCCATCCCGCTGGAGAAGCGCTTCCCGAGCATGACCGTCCTGTCCATCGCCCCCCTGCTCGCACGCGTCATCCAGGAGGTCTTCGAGGACGGCTCCGTCACCAGCCTCTTCGACGGCAACGCCTGA